In Thermotoga sp. Ku-13t, one genomic interval encodes:
- the purM gene encoding phosphoribosylformylglycinamidine cyclo-ligase, translating to MRSYKEAGVDLEAADKSVEKIKRLAKLTYTPNVLSEIGLFAGFFEIPSSYSRPVLVSGADGVGTKLKIAFMMDKHDTVGIDCVAMCVNDLLVHGARPLFFLDYLAVGKLDPERVEQIISGIVKGCLEAGCALIGGETAQMPDFYAESEYDLAGFAVGIVDRDQLVDGSKVKEGDVIIGLASTGLHSNGFSLARKILLKHYTVDAYVDELGKTLGEEMLTPTRIYVKSVLKILDDSIHAMAHITGGGLLGNLPRVLPEGLEARIDRNAWQVPSIFKLIQRLGNIDDEEMFRTFNMGIGFVLVVSKDAVDRIVTNLTSNGEKAWILGEIRKGEGRIVL from the coding sequence GTGAGATCGTACAAAGAAGCCGGCGTGGACTTGGAAGCAGCTGACAAAAGTGTTGAGAAAATAAAGCGTCTGGCCAAACTCACGTACACACCTAACGTTCTGAGCGAAATAGGCCTGTTCGCAGGATTCTTCGAAATTCCATCGAGCTATTCCAGACCTGTGCTCGTCTCGGGTGCCGACGGTGTGGGAACCAAGTTGAAGATCGCGTTCATGATGGACAAACACGATACGGTTGGAATAGATTGTGTGGCGATGTGCGTCAACGATCTTCTGGTGCACGGTGCAAGACCTCTCTTCTTTCTCGACTATCTGGCGGTGGGTAAACTGGATCCCGAGCGCGTGGAGCAGATCATCAGCGGGATCGTGAAAGGTTGTTTGGAAGCAGGTTGCGCACTCATCGGTGGTGAAACGGCGCAGATGCCAGACTTTTACGCGGAAAGCGAGTACGATCTGGCTGGTTTCGCCGTGGGCATAGTCGACAGAGACCAGCTTGTGGATGGTTCAAAGGTCAAAGAGGGTGATGTCATAATCGGACTCGCATCCACTGGCCTGCACAGCAACGGTTTTTCTCTGGCTCGAAAGATTCTGCTCAAACATTACACAGTAGATGCGTACGTGGACGAGCTCGGCAAAACTCTCGGTGAAGAGATGCTCACTCCAACGAGAATTTACGTGAAAAGTGTGCTGAAAATTCTTGATGATTCGATCCATGCTATGGCACACATCACCGGCGGAGGTCTTCTTGGAAACCTCCCGAGGGTACTGCCTGAAGGTCTGGAAGCTCGTATCGATAGGAACGCCTGGCAGGTTCCTTCGATATTCAAATTGATCCAGAGACTTGGAAACATCGACGATGAAGAGATGTTTCGCACCTTCAACATGGGGATCGGTTTCGTGCTGGTCGTGTCGAAAGACGCGGTGGACAGAATCGTGACCAATCTGACCAGCAACGGCGAAAAGGCTTGGATCCTGGGTGAGATCAGGAAAGGTGAGGGGAGGATCGTCCTTTGA
- the rd gene encoding rubredoxin, which produces MQKYRCIICGYVYNPAEGDPDSDIAPGTPFEDVPEDWVCPVCGAPKEDFEPIEE; this is translated from the coding sequence ATGCAGAAGTACAGGTGTATCATCTGTGGTTATGTTTACAATCCTGCGGAGGGTGATCCTGACAGCGATATCGCACCGGGGACGCCATTCGAGGATGTTCCTGAAGATTGGGTATGCCCTGTGTGTGGAGCCCCAAAAGAAGATTTCGAACCCATCGAAGAGTGA
- the purH gene encoding bifunctional phosphoribosylaminoimidazolecarboxamide formyltransferase/IMP cyclohydrolase: MMPKALISVWDKAGIVDLARELSKAGYTLMSTGGTAEFLSRNGVEVVPTSTVTSFDRLLGGRVKSLHPYIHAAILVNRDDPMQMRELAELGIEPIDMVIVNFYPFANAIRSKKDIDELVEFIDIGGPAMLRAAAKNFKHVVALCDVSDYEWVFQKIKTHCLSIEDRMRLAAKAFQYSAWYDAMIAQYFSQSVGELFPKYFALSYEKVCELRYGENPHQQAALYRELIPRGIVEARQLHGKELSFNNYLDAEATLSILKDFEEPCCVVVKHTNPCAVVCAQSVAEAFERARDADPISIFGGIVGFNRLVDGQTARRLSEIFLEVILAPAFSDEALEILRKKKNLRLLQIDLDRTAGSWDLRKISGGLLVQTPDVIEFEELKVVSDRQPSEAELKDLIFAWKVVKHVKSNAIVLAKDSATLAIGAGQPNRLWPTEHCIKQAGEKVKGAVLASDAFFPFPDAVELAGKAGVTAIIQPGGSVRDQEVIETANRYNMAMVFTGIRHFKH; encoded by the coding sequence ATCATGCCTAAGGCGCTGATCTCCGTGTGGGACAAGGCCGGTATCGTGGATCTCGCTCGCGAACTTTCAAAAGCAGGCTACACGTTGATGAGCACAGGGGGAACTGCCGAATTCCTTTCCAGAAACGGTGTGGAAGTTGTACCCACATCGACGGTAACATCCTTCGATCGGTTGCTGGGTGGCAGGGTGAAGAGCCTGCACCCGTACATCCACGCGGCGATCCTCGTGAACCGCGATGATCCAATGCAAATGAGGGAACTTGCAGAACTCGGTATCGAGCCGATCGATATGGTGATTGTGAACTTTTATCCCTTCGCGAATGCAATCCGCAGCAAGAAAGATATCGATGAACTCGTCGAATTCATCGACATCGGCGGTCCAGCCATGCTACGTGCGGCGGCGAAGAATTTCAAGCACGTCGTCGCACTCTGTGACGTGTCTGATTACGAATGGGTCTTTCAGAAAATCAAAACGCACTGTCTGTCGATCGAGGACAGGATGAGGCTCGCGGCGAAGGCGTTTCAGTACAGCGCCTGGTACGACGCGATGATCGCTCAGTACTTTTCACAAAGTGTCGGCGAACTTTTCCCGAAGTACTTTGCCCTTTCCTACGAAAAGGTCTGTGAACTGCGTTACGGTGAGAACCCCCACCAGCAAGCTGCACTCTACAGAGAATTGATCCCACGAGGCATAGTCGAAGCGAGGCAGTTGCACGGTAAAGAACTTTCCTTCAACAATTACCTCGACGCAGAGGCGACCCTTTCGATCCTGAAAGACTTCGAAGAACCCTGCTGTGTCGTGGTGAAGCACACCAACCCATGTGCGGTTGTCTGTGCACAATCGGTTGCTGAAGCGTTCGAAAGAGCTCGCGACGCCGATCCAATCTCCATCTTCGGGGGCATCGTTGGATTCAACCGTCTGGTTGACGGCCAGACTGCTCGAAGGCTGTCTGAAATATTCCTTGAAGTTATCCTGGCACCGGCGTTCAGCGACGAGGCGCTGGAAATATTGAGAAAAAAGAAGAACTTACGCTTGCTACAGATCGATCTGGATCGAACAGCAGGATCGTGGGACCTGAGAAAAATCTCCGGTGGTCTGCTCGTCCAAACGCCTGATGTCATCGAATTTGAGGAGCTGAAAGTCGTGAGTGACCGTCAACCCAGCGAAGCGGAACTGAAAGATCTGATCTTCGCCTGGAAAGTGGTGAAGCATGTCAAATCCAACGCGATCGTACTGGCAAAAGATTCTGCGACACTCGCCATCGGGGCAGGTCAGCCCAACAGGTTGTGGCCAACGGAGCATTGCATCAAACAAGCTGGCGAGAAAGTGAAAGGTGCGGTGTTAGCTTCCGATGCTTTCTTTCCATTTCCTGATGCTGTCGAGCTTGCGGGCAAAGCTGGCGTGACCGCGATAATCCAGCCTGGGGGATCCGTAAGAGACCAGGAAGTGATCGAGACCGCGAACAGATACAACATGGCCATGGTCTTCACAGGTATCCGCCACTTCAAACATTGA
- the purN gene encoding phosphoribosylglycinamide formyltransferase gives MKKAALGILVSGTGTNMASIVEKCLNGTLPASVSVVISSREKAPAVDKAKAYGIPTYVVRRKDYGNQIEYEDKMIEILKAHGVDLVVLAGFLNILSPHFISAFRWRIINIHPSLIPSFCGPGYYGMKVHESVLRYGVKVTGVTVHFVDESVDGGPIILQKAIEVRDDDTPETLAERVRIIEHELLAEAIKLIIEDRLQIVGRRVIIRREDHA, from the coding sequence TTGAAGAAGGCCGCGCTGGGTATTTTGGTCTCCGGTACAGGCACGAACATGGCTTCGATCGTTGAGAAGTGTTTGAATGGAACGTTGCCCGCTTCCGTTTCAGTCGTGATAAGCAGCAGGGAAAAGGCGCCAGCCGTGGACAAAGCGAAGGCTTATGGAATACCCACCTACGTCGTCAGGAGAAAAGATTATGGAAACCAGATCGAGTACGAGGACAAGATGATCGAGATTCTCAAAGCCCACGGGGTCGATCTCGTGGTCCTCGCTGGCTTTTTGAACATCCTGTCACCCCATTTTATCAGTGCCTTCAGGTGGAGAATCATAAACATCCATCCTTCTTTGATTCCTTCTTTTTGCGGACCCGGCTACTACGGGATGAAGGTTCACGAATCCGTCCTTCGCTACGGTGTCAAGGTCACCGGAGTCACAGTTCACTTCGTCGATGAGAGCGTCGATGGGGGACCGATCATACTGCAGAAAGCGATCGAGGTCAGAGACGATGACACTCCCGAAACACTCGCAGAGAGAGTCAGGATTATTGAACACGAGCTGTTGGCCGAAGCGATCAAATTGATCATCGAAGATAGGTTGCAGATAGTCGGCAGGAGAGTGATCATCAGGAGGGAAGATCATGCCTAA
- a CDS encoding biotin transporter BioY: MFEKVLQQKGVLVKVLVALSFSVLTGLAAQIRIPLFFTPVPITAQTFVVLLAPFLIGPWAVFSQVIYILLGVAGLPWFSGWRAGMTVLLGPTGGYLVGFIVASMFLAKYRPKTYLGKLGALLVANFLIIHGLGLIQLALWFYSKGSSPDVWKLLTMSLFPFVPGDLFKIFAVSALLAKLTVKKE, encoded by the coding sequence ATGTTCGAGAAAGTCTTGCAGCAGAAAGGTGTACTCGTAAAGGTACTGGTCGCTCTCAGCTTTTCTGTTTTGACGGGTCTGGCAGCACAGATCAGAATACCTCTCTTTTTCACACCAGTTCCAATTACTGCGCAAACTTTCGTCGTTCTCCTCGCACCGTTTCTCATCGGTCCCTGGGCTGTGTTCAGTCAAGTGATCTACATACTTTTGGGAGTTGCTGGACTTCCCTGGTTCAGCGGCTGGAGAGCGGGCATGACTGTTCTGCTGGGACCGACGGGTGGCTATTTGGTAGGGTTCATCGTCGCCTCGATGTTCCTCGCAAAGTACAGACCAAAGACTTACTTAGGGAAACTTGGAGCGTTGTTGGTGGCGAACTTCTTGATCATACACGGTCTTGGATTGATCCAACTGGCACTCTGGTTCTACAGCAAGGGCTCGAGTCCAGACGTCTGGAAGCTGCTCACGATGTCTCTGTTCCCGTTCGTTCCGGGAGATCTTTTCAAGATATTCGCAGTTTCTGCACTCCTTGCCAAGCTGACAGTGAAGAAAGAGTGA
- the purL gene encoding phosphoribosylformylglycinamidine synthase subunit PurL: MLRIENTGLTQQEYRCILERLSREPNDVELAMISVMWSEHCSYKHSKNSLRRLPTKGSKVIQGPGENAGVVDIGDGLAVVFKMESHNHPSAIEPFHGAATGVGGIVRDVLAMGARPIALLDSLRFGSLSKPRVKYLFNGVVSGISFYGNCIGVPTVAGEVYFHPCYEQNPLVNVMCVGLAERRHLKFSKSVRSGASVLLAGSLTGRDGIGGASFASETISKDSENKRPCVQIADPFMEKLLIEACVEAAKLDAVLAIQDLGAAGLTSACSEIASKSGNGIFIDLSRVPVRERGMSAAEILLSESQERMLLIVEKGKEDGVEKIFKKWGLRISRIGEITDDGYFTAVHDGVVVARMPARLLTEAPTIPLEPATIRPECRTQPDLPVPGDVERIFLELLASPNICSKRYVFEQYDHTVGTDTVMKPGHDAAVLRIKDSSKALAVTTDCNPFYCFADPHIGAEIAVCEAARNLVVTGAEPLGLTDCLNFGDPEKPEVAYQFEATIDGIRDASLSLNIPVVSGNVSFYNETESGRVHPTPVIGMVGLIEDVSKICSASFKKPSDVIVLLGPIEAGVHLCEYTRSIHKLEDLPAPTIDLDLEKRVQRCCLTAIKKGLLSSAHDVSEGGLAIALAESCILGNIGAECEIRTSTRIDFLLFGEEQSRILVSLPRANLEKLAELAKTENVPFTVLGKVGGKELVIKVNGRKIIDQPVGKVREIYEGSLERLLSL; encoded by the coding sequence ATGCTGCGGATTGAAAACACCGGTTTAACTCAGCAAGAGTATCGGTGCATCCTGGAAAGATTATCACGTGAACCCAACGATGTGGAGCTCGCCATGATATCCGTGATGTGGTCGGAGCACTGCAGTTATAAACACTCCAAAAACTCCCTGCGCCGACTACCAACCAAAGGGTCGAAGGTGATCCAGGGTCCTGGAGAAAATGCAGGTGTTGTGGACATAGGTGATGGACTGGCCGTTGTCTTCAAGATGGAAAGCCACAACCATCCATCGGCGATCGAACCGTTCCACGGGGCCGCGACTGGCGTTGGTGGCATCGTGAGAGACGTACTCGCCATGGGCGCTCGTCCCATCGCTTTGCTTGACTCCCTGAGGTTCGGCAGTTTGAGTAAGCCTCGGGTGAAGTACCTTTTCAACGGTGTCGTCTCCGGCATCTCTTTTTACGGTAACTGCATAGGTGTGCCAACTGTTGCTGGAGAAGTCTATTTTCATCCCTGCTACGAACAGAATCCTCTGGTGAATGTGATGTGTGTTGGTTTGGCAGAGCGAAGACATTTGAAGTTTTCGAAGTCCGTCAGATCTGGTGCGTCCGTATTACTGGCTGGTTCGCTCACCGGTCGTGATGGCATAGGTGGTGCGAGCTTCGCATCGGAAACGATATCGAAGGACAGTGAAAACAAAAGACCCTGCGTCCAAATAGCTGATCCTTTCATGGAAAAACTGTTGATAGAAGCTTGCGTTGAAGCTGCGAAACTCGATGCTGTACTGGCCATACAGGATCTCGGGGCGGCTGGTTTGACTTCTGCCTGTTCGGAGATCGCATCGAAATCAGGCAATGGAATCTTCATAGACCTTTCCCGGGTACCAGTGAGGGAGAGGGGAATGTCCGCGGCCGAAATACTGCTCTCTGAGTCCCAGGAAAGAATGCTTCTGATTGTCGAGAAAGGGAAAGAAGACGGTGTCGAAAAGATCTTCAAAAAGTGGGGCTTGAGGATTTCCAGGATAGGCGAAATAACTGACGATGGCTATTTCACAGCTGTCCACGATGGGGTTGTCGTTGCCAGAATGCCAGCGAGGCTGCTCACAGAAGCACCCACGATTCCACTCGAACCTGCCACAATCAGACCAGAATGCCGAACTCAGCCCGATCTGCCAGTGCCAGGCGATGTTGAACGAATATTTCTCGAACTACTCGCGAGTCCAAACATCTGCAGCAAACGTTACGTATTCGAACAGTACGATCATACAGTTGGGACGGACACCGTGATGAAGCCTGGACACGACGCAGCTGTGCTGAGAATAAAGGACAGCAGCAAAGCCCTCGCTGTTACCACAGACTGCAATCCGTTCTACTGTTTCGCAGATCCTCACATCGGTGCCGAAATCGCTGTGTGTGAGGCCGCAAGAAACCTGGTCGTTACAGGTGCCGAACCTCTGGGTCTGACGGACTGCCTCAACTTCGGTGATCCCGAAAAACCAGAGGTTGCATACCAGTTCGAAGCCACGATCGATGGCATACGTGACGCCTCACTGTCGCTGAACATACCTGTGGTGAGTGGAAATGTGAGTTTCTACAATGAAACGGAAAGCGGCAGGGTTCACCCCACACCCGTGATCGGAATGGTGGGTCTCATCGAGGATGTGTCGAAGATATGTTCGGCGAGCTTCAAAAAACCAAGTGATGTCATCGTGCTCCTTGGACCGATCGAAGCGGGCGTCCACCTGTGTGAGTACACCAGATCGATCCACAAACTCGAGGACCTTCCGGCACCGACGATCGATCTTGATCTCGAAAAAAGAGTTCAGCGCTGCTGCCTGACTGCCATAAAGAAAGGCCTGCTCAGTTCGGCGCACGATGTTTCTGAGGGTGGTTTGGCGATCGCTCTAGCCGAATCCTGTATCCTGGGAAACATAGGTGCTGAGTGTGAAATTCGAACGTCGACCCGCATAGATTTTCTGCTCTTTGGTGAGGAACAATCGCGCATACTTGTCAGCCTTCCACGGGCAAACCTCGAAAAACTTGCAGAACTTGCCAAAACGGAAAACGTTCCCTTCACAGTCCTTGGGAAAGTGGGAGGAAAAGAACTCGTAATCAAGGTGAACGGAAGAAAGATCATCGATCAGCCAGTGGGAAAGGTGAGGGAAATTTACGAAGGTTCACTGGAAAGGTTGCTGAGCCTATGA
- the purF gene encoding amidophosphoribosyltransferase yields MREACGLFGIFSPRPNPAIGKTVYYGLVALQHRGQESAGIAVSDGKRIKYHRGLGLVNDVFDEEVLSELNGCIAIGHVRYSTTGSNTLNNAQPVVVTDEDRTLAVAHNGNIVNSKELRKNLEEKSFSFRSTTDSEIVAQLLLKNGSDLIQTCCSLMEVLKGAFCLLIMDRTKLIAIRDPLGFRPLSIGKLDDCVIITSETVALDAIGAEYVRDVKPGEVLIVSEHGVESFTMNSEKNAFCVFEFVYFARPDSTLEGVSVYKARERAGRILAIEHAVDADVVVGVPDSGTVAAIGYSNQSGIPYGMGLIKNKYIGRTFIEPSQKLRNLGVRLKLNALKELVKDKHVVLVDDSIVRGTTMGQIVGMLRFAGARSVHVRVASPPIRFGCYFGVDTSDRRELIAAFLGEKQIEKLIGADSLGYLSLEGLLKAVEIPAEQLCLACFNGDYPVEVPSYCTKYLFEKG; encoded by the coding sequence ATGAGAGAAGCGTGTGGTCTGTTTGGAATATTTTCGCCGAGGCCCAATCCAGCCATCGGCAAAACTGTTTACTACGGTCTGGTAGCACTCCAGCACAGAGGCCAGGAAAGCGCGGGTATAGCTGTCAGCGATGGTAAGCGGATCAAATACCACAGGGGCTTGGGACTCGTGAACGATGTGTTCGACGAAGAGGTACTGAGTGAGCTCAACGGTTGCATAGCGATCGGCCACGTGAGGTACTCCACAACGGGCTCGAACACGCTGAACAACGCTCAGCCCGTGGTGGTCACCGATGAAGATCGGACGTTGGCCGTTGCACACAACGGCAACATCGTCAATTCAAAGGAACTCAGGAAAAATCTCGAAGAGAAAAGTTTTTCCTTCCGTTCAACCACGGACAGCGAGATCGTCGCACAACTTCTGTTGAAAAATGGTTCGGACCTCATTCAAACATGCTGCAGCTTGATGGAAGTTCTCAAAGGGGCTTTCTGCCTACTCATCATGGACAGAACGAAGCTCATCGCCATAAGGGATCCTCTTGGTTTTCGCCCACTCTCCATAGGGAAACTCGACGACTGCGTAATTATCACTTCCGAAACGGTCGCGCTTGATGCGATAGGAGCTGAATACGTCAGGGACGTGAAACCTGGAGAAGTTCTCATCGTGAGCGAGCACGGTGTGGAAAGTTTTACGATGAACTCAGAAAAGAATGCTTTCTGCGTCTTCGAGTTTGTCTATTTCGCAAGGCCGGACAGCACTCTGGAAGGCGTCAGCGTTTACAAAGCTCGCGAGAGAGCTGGCAGGATTCTGGCGATCGAACACGCCGTGGATGCAGATGTGGTCGTGGGTGTACCCGATTCTGGAACGGTCGCCGCGATAGGTTACTCGAACCAATCGGGAATACCTTATGGTATGGGATTGATCAAGAACAAATACATCGGCAGGACCTTCATAGAACCTTCGCAGAAGCTGAGAAATCTCGGAGTCAGGTTGAAGCTGAACGCGTTAAAAGAACTCGTCAAAGATAAACACGTGGTACTCGTGGACGACTCTATCGTGAGAGGCACAACGATGGGACAGATCGTGGGAATGCTGAGATTCGCGGGGGCAAGATCGGTTCACGTGCGTGTTGCATCGCCCCCAATAAGGTTTGGTTGCTACTTCGGCGTGGATACGTCTGACCGGAGAGAACTGATTGCCGCCTTCCTTGGAGAGAAACAGATCGAAAAATTGATCGGCGCGGATTCCTTGGGATATCTCAGCCTGGAAGGTTTACTGAAGGCCGTTGAGATTCCCGCTGAACAGCTCTGCCTTGCGTGTTTCAACGGAGATTACCCTGTGGAGGTTCCGAGTTATTGCACGAAATATCTATTCGAAAAGGGGTGA
- the purD gene encoding phosphoribosylamine--glycine ligase — MRALVVGSGGREHALVWKLKQEGIEVYCVPGNGGISEDAMCYDAHTIDELVEFASERRIDLTIVGPEAYLAQGIVDAFEAQGLKIFGPNTKAARLESSKVFAKMLMDRYNIPTARFRWFDDPNQAERYLERCEFPIVIKADGLAQGKGSYVVKDREDGFAVIDLLMRKKIFDQSGEKIVIEEFLEGKEMSLMVFSDGRTFVPLLSAMDYKKAHDGDRGPNTGGMGSIAPAPHYSEELWRIVKREMLDKLLVAFEKEKIVYKGVLYLGLMITKDGPKVLEFNCRFGDPETQAVLPLMRTSLTEVCFTVIEGSLSKLSLSWRQERSVCVVLASGGYPGEYRVGFAIDGLDSAEGVLIFHAGTKKQDGKFVTSGGRVLNVCATGKTYEEARKKVYSQIEKIHFNGMHFRKDIGLV, encoded by the coding sequence ATGAGAGCGCTGGTAGTCGGTTCTGGTGGCCGTGAACACGCCCTGGTGTGGAAGCTCAAGCAGGAGGGGATTGAAGTTTACTGTGTTCCAGGCAACGGTGGCATAAGCGAAGATGCCATGTGCTACGACGCTCACACGATCGATGAACTGGTCGAATTCGCGTCGGAGCGAAGAATCGATCTGACCATCGTCGGGCCTGAAGCGTACCTGGCTCAGGGAATCGTCGATGCGTTCGAGGCTCAGGGCCTGAAGATCTTCGGACCGAACACAAAGGCGGCGCGACTGGAGAGCAGCAAGGTTTTTGCCAAAATGCTCATGGACAGGTACAACATACCCACAGCACGGTTCAGATGGTTCGACGATCCTAATCAGGCGGAGAGATACCTCGAACGCTGTGAATTTCCAATAGTGATAAAAGCGGATGGCCTCGCCCAGGGTAAGGGTAGCTACGTTGTTAAGGACCGCGAAGACGGCTTTGCAGTCATCGATCTTCTAATGAGGAAGAAGATCTTTGACCAGTCGGGCGAAAAGATCGTTATCGAAGAATTTCTCGAGGGCAAGGAAATGAGTTTGATGGTTTTCAGCGATGGTCGAACGTTTGTTCCTTTGTTGAGCGCCATGGACTACAAAAAAGCCCACGATGGTGATAGGGGACCGAACACGGGTGGAATGGGATCGATCGCTCCGGCACCACACTACAGTGAAGAGCTGTGGCGGATCGTTAAGAGAGAGATGCTGGACAAACTTCTTGTGGCCTTCGAAAAGGAGAAAATTGTTTACAAAGGCGTTCTCTATCTGGGACTGATGATCACGAAAGACGGTCCAAAAGTGCTTGAGTTCAACTGCAGATTTGGCGATCCAGAAACTCAGGCAGTTCTGCCTCTGATGCGAACCAGCCTCACTGAAGTATGCTTCACCGTCATCGAGGGAAGCCTATCGAAACTGTCTCTTTCATGGCGCCAAGAGAGAAGCGTCTGCGTAGTACTCGCGAGCGGTGGTTATCCTGGCGAATACAGAGTCGGTTTTGCCATAGACGGTCTGGATTCAGCAGAAGGTGTGCTGATCTTCCACGCGGGAACGAAGAAACAGGATGGCAAGTTCGTCACCAGCGGAGGTAGGGTTCTCAACGTCTGTGCGACGGGCAAAACGTATGAAGAGGCAAGAAAAAAGGTTTATTCACAGATCGAGAAGATCCACTTCAATGGCATGCACTTTCGAAAGGACATTGGGCTGGTTTAG
- the purC gene encoding phosphoribosylaminoimidazolesuccinocarboxamide synthase: MEKLDLIYEGKAKRVYKTTDEDLLIIEFKDTATAFDGQKKGIIPGKGIVNNKVSATFFELLERQGIRTHFVRTLSDREMLVKRVSIIPLEVIVRNVAAGSLCKRLNFQEGTLLKLPIVELCYKNDELHDPFINHYHALALELATRDELSFIEETALKINEILKSFLDGKNLILVDFKLEFGRRNGEILLADEISPDTCRFWDASTLEKLDKDRFRRDLGKVEEAYWEICKRVCG; encoded by the coding sequence GTGGAAAAACTTGATTTGATCTACGAGGGCAAGGCGAAACGCGTTTACAAAACCACGGACGAAGATTTACTCATCATCGAGTTCAAAGACACGGCCACCGCGTTCGACGGCCAGAAGAAAGGGATCATTCCGGGTAAAGGTATCGTGAACAACAAAGTGTCTGCCACCTTTTTCGAGTTGCTCGAGAGACAGGGAATCAGAACCCACTTCGTTCGAACCCTCAGCGACAGAGAAATGCTCGTCAAGCGCGTCAGCATAATCCCCCTCGAAGTCATCGTCAGGAACGTTGCTGCCGGGAGTTTGTGTAAGCGACTCAACTTTCAAGAAGGTACCTTGCTCAAACTTCCCATCGTAGAACTCTGTTACAAGAACGACGAACTTCACGATCCTTTTATCAACCACTACCACGCGCTGGCGCTGGAACTGGCAACGAGGGATGAACTTTCCTTCATCGAGGAAACCGCACTGAAGATCAACGAAATTCTCAAATCTTTTCTGGATGGGAAAAATCTCATCCTCGTTGACTTCAAGCTCGAATTCGGAAGAAGAAACGGAGAAATCCTGCTTGCCGATGAAATTTCCCCGGACACGTGCCGTTTCTGGGACGCAAGCACACTGGAAAAGCTCGACAAAGACAGGTTCAGACGCGACCTCGGTAAAGTGGAAGAAGCCTACTGGGAAATCTGCAAGCGCGTTTGTGGGTGA
- the purS gene encoding phosphoribosylformylglycinamidine synthase subunit PurS codes for MYRVRVQILPKEGVFDPQGYTVRGALEKLGFDGVKEVRLGKLIEITMEAEDESHVRTLVSAMCDRLLANPIVETYQLLDVEEVP; via the coding sequence ATGTACAGGGTGAGAGTGCAGATACTTCCAAAAGAAGGCGTGTTCGATCCACAGGGTTATACGGTGAGAGGTGCGCTTGAAAAGCTTGGTTTCGACGGCGTGAAAGAAGTTCGACTCGGAAAGCTCATCGAGATCACGATGGAAGCGGAGGACGAGAGCCACGTGAGAACCTTGGTCAGCGCGATGTGTGACAGGTTACTGGCAAATCCCATCGTTGAGACCTATCAGTTGCTCGATGTGGAGGAAGTTCCATGA
- the purQ gene encoding phosphoribosylformylglycinamidine synthase I, with amino-acid sequence MRCAVVVFPGSNCDRDAYHVLKNVFCLDSHYVFHEESFSPDDFDLIVLPGGFSFGDYLRAGAVARFSRVMESVRRAAELGKFVLGICNGFQILTESGLLPGALLRNKNLKFICRDVHVKVTNNRTAFTYSLQLGEVLRLPIAHGEGRYFAPWDQLKVEQIVFQYCDELGNVTDEANPNGSMLNIAGIINERGNVLGMMPHPERCCEEILGNTDGRKIFESLIAYFSWRKEHAAD; translated from the coding sequence ATGAGGTGTGCGGTTGTTGTTTTTCCCGGTTCGAACTGCGATCGTGACGCGTACCACGTTCTGAAGAATGTCTTCTGCCTCGATTCCCACTACGTTTTTCACGAAGAATCTTTTTCTCCGGATGACTTCGACCTGATAGTCCTTCCGGGGGGTTTCTCCTTCGGAGATTACTTGAGAGCCGGCGCGGTCGCACGCTTTTCACGAGTCATGGAGAGCGTTCGACGTGCGGCGGAACTTGGGAAGTTCGTCCTTGGTATATGCAACGGCTTTCAGATACTCACCGAGAGCGGTCTTTTACCTGGAGCCCTGCTCAGGAACAAGAATTTGAAGTTCATCTGCAGGGATGTCCACGTGAAAGTCACCAACAACCGTACAGCCTTCACATACTCACTTCAACTCGGTGAAGTGCTGCGCCTACCCATCGCGCACGGTGAAGGCCGCTATTTCGCTCCATGGGATCAACTGAAGGTTGAACAGATCGTTTTCCAGTACTGTGACGAGCTTGGTAACGTGACCGATGAAGCCAATCCAAACGGATCGATGCTGAACATCGCCGGAATAATCAACGAACGTGGGAACGTTCTCGGCATGATGCCCCATCCTGAGAGGTGCTGTGAGGAAATTCTTGGAAACACTGATGGAAGAAAGATCTTCGAATCGCTGATCGCTTATTTTTCCTGGAGGAAAGAGCATGCTGCGGATTGA